The genomic stretch CTGCGCGCCTACCGCCTGCAGGAGGACGGCCTCGACACCCTCGAGGCGAACCTCGCGCTCGGACTCCCCGCCGACGCCCGCGACTACGGAGCGGCGGTCGGGATCCTCGAGGACCTGGGCCTGCGCGAGGTGCGCCTGCTCACCAACAACCCCGAGAAGGTCCGCCAGCTCACCGACCGCGGCATCGTCGTCGCCGAGCGAGTCCCGCTCGTGGTCGGGATCGGTGCTTTCAACGAGGGCTACCTCGAGACCAAGCGCGACCGGATGGGCCACGCTCTGGACAGCGTCCTCGACCCCCACCCCCTCGATGCCGGACTCCCCGGCCTCGCCCTTGACGCCGGACTCCCCGGCGCCACCATGAAGGAGTAGCAATGGCCGGTAGCGGCGCCCCCATCACCTCCCCCGTCGACGGCTCGAGCCTGCGCGTCGTCGTCGTCGCGGGGACCTGGCACGAGCAGATCAGCGACGGCCTAATCGCTGGAGCGAGCCGAGCACTCGACGAGGCCGGCGCCTCCTGGTCGCTCGTGCGCGTACCCGGCTCGTTCGAGCTGCCCGTGGCCTGCAAGGCGGCGCTGGAGGCGGGGGCCGACGCGGTCGTCGCCCTCGGCGTGATCATCCGCGGCGGCACCCCGCACTTCGAGTACGTCTCGGACGCCGCCACCTCCGGACTCACGACGGTGTCGATCCAGACCGGCAAGCCGGTCGGCTTCGGTGTGCTCACCCTCGACACGGAGCAGCAGGGCATCGACCGGGCCGGGCTCCCCGGCTCGAAGGAGGACAAGGGGCGCGAGGCGGCCGAGGCGGCGGTCTCGACCGCGCTGCTCCTGCGCGAGCTGCGCAGCTGATCCGCTCCGGGGAGGCCCATCCTGCGCCAGCCTGCAGATCAGGCTGGGAGAACACGGACTAGGGTGATCGGGTCGTCACAAGCGACCCCTCTCCTCCCCTCACCCTGCGCCCGGGACGCCCGACCGACACCCCGCCTCGCCGGCTCGAGGGGAACCGCCGTCCACACGGAGCGCCTCCCACATGTCTTCTCCCACCGTCTCCGACGCGCCTGCCGCCGCCCCGCAGAACTCCCGCGGCCGGGTGATTTTCGCGAGCCTCATCGGCACGTCGATCGAGTTCTACGACTTCTACGCCTACGCGACCGCCGCCGTCCTGGTCTTCCCCGCTCTCTTCTTCGCGAACGACGACCCGGCCACCGCGCAGCTCGCCTCCTTCGCCGTCTTCGGCGTCGCCTTCATCGCGCGCCCGATCGGCTCGATCATCTTCGGCCACTTCGGCGACCGCATCGGCCGCAAGGGCACCCTCGTTGCGTCCCTGCTCACGATGGGCGTCGCGACCTTCCTGATCGGCTGCCTGCCCACTGCGCTCACGCCAGGGTGGGACTTCCTCGCTCCGTTCCTGCTCGTCGTGTTGCGCTTCGGCCAGGGACTGGGACTGGGCGGCGAGTGGTCCGGAGCCGTGCTGCTCGCGACCGAGAACGCGCCGGCCGGCAAGCGCGCCATCTACGGCACCTTCCCGCAGCTGGGCGCGCCGATCGGCTTCATCGTCGCCAACGTCCTGTTCCTGGTGCTGGCGAGCACTCTGGACGACGAGACGTTCGCCGCCTGGGGCTGGCGCGTGCCGTTCCTGGCCAGTGCCGTGCTCGTGATCATCGGCCTGTACGTGCGGTTCACGCTCGTCGAGACCCCCGCGTTCCAGAAGGTGGTCGAGAAGGGCGAGGTGGCCAAGCTGCCGCTGGCCCGCGTCTTCGTCACGAGCTGGCGCCCGCTCATCCTGGGCACCTTCATCATGCTGGCGGCCTACGTGCTCTTCTACCTGATGACCACGTTCACCCTGATTTACGGCACGGCGCCCGCCGACGGCCTGGTCCCGGGGCTCGGCTACCGCCGCAACGACTTCCTGATCATGCTGATCGTCGGCGTCGTGTTCTTCGGGGTCTTCACCCTCGTCTCCGGACCGCTCGCCGAGCGCTTCGGCCGTCGGCGCACGCTGCTCACGGTGACCGCGGCGATCATCGTGTTCGGCCTGCTCTTCGTCCCGCTGTTCAGTGCCGGCTTCGCGGGCGTGATGGCGGTGTTGGTCCTCGGCTTCACACTGATAGGCCTGACCTTCGGCCCGATGGGCGCCGTCGTACCCGAGCTGTTCCCGACCAACGTCCGCTACACCGGCTCGGCGATGGCCTACAACCTCGCCTCGGTCCTCGGAGCGGCGCTCGCGCCGATCATCGCGGTCGCGCTGTGGAAGGCGGCGGCGGGCAGCACCGTGCTGGTCGGCCTCTACCTCAGCGCCGCGGCGGTGCTGACGCTGATCGCGCTCCTGCTCTCCACGGAGACGAAGAACGCGTCGTACCACGACAACGTCTCGTAGGTCTCTCCGCTCGGAACGGCCCGTCGGTGTCCCCCGGCGGGCCGTTCGCAGTGCGTCCGCATCCGGCCCGCCCGCTGGCGGCCTGCTCGCAGCGATCACGGGGCAGAATAGACGGCGATGAGCACCACCACCTCCCGGCGCGGCGGCCGACGACCCTCCCGCGACGACGGACCCCGCGCCTCCTTCTCGCAGCTTGTGCCCTACCTGCTCGAGCACCGCGGCATCCTCTCGGTCGTCGTCGTGCTGAGCCTGTTCGGAGCGGCGGCGAGCCTTGGCCAGCCTCTCCTCGTCGGCCAGGTCATTGCCCGCGTGCAGTCCGGGCTCGACCTCGGGCCGCTGGTCTGGGCGCTCGTCGGCCTGGTGATCGCCTCCGGGCTCATCTCGGGCTTCGCGCACTACCTGCTCCAGCGCACCGGCGAGGGGATCGTACTCTCGAGCCGCCGCCGACTCGTCGCGCGGCTCCTGCGCCTGCCGATCCGAGAGTTCGACGCCCGCCGCACCGGCGACCTCGTCTCGCGCGTCGGCTCCGACTCCACGCTCCTGCGGGCGGTACTGACTCAGGGGCTCGTCGACTCGATCGCCGGCTCGCTGGTCTTCGTCGGAGCGATCATCGCGATGGCGGTCATCGACTGGGTGCTGCTGCTGATCATCGTGGTCGTGGTGGCGGTGGCCCTCGGGCTGGCGCTGACCCTCGGCCGTGGCATCCGCACGGCCAGCCGTAAGGCGCAGGAGAAGGTCGGCGACCTGGCCGCCGCCGTCGAGCGTGCGATCAGCGCGGTGCGGACGATCCGCGCAGCCGGAGCGACCGATCGCGAGATCGCGGTCGTCGACCAGCACGCCACCGAGGCCTACCGCCTGGGCGTCCGCGTCGCGCACATCTCGGCCCTCGTCGTGCCGGTCGCCGGGATCGCCCTGCAGGTCGCGTTCCTCGCCGTCCTCGGCGTCGGCGGGTACCGCGTCGCATCCGGAGCGATCGACGTCGCTCAGCTGGTCTCGTTCATCCTCTTCCTCTTCATGATGGTGATGCCGCTGGGCAACTTCATCGGCGCGATCACCTCGGTGAACTCGGCGCTGGGGGCCCTCGGCCGCATTCAGGAGATCATCGACCTGCCAATCGAGGGCGACGGCGACGCCGGCTCCGGCGGGTTCGGGGCAGGAGTCGCGGAGGAGGCGATCTCGTTCGAGAACGTGGTGTTCTCGTACGACGAGGGCGCTGTGCCTGCTGCGGAGGGCGCCGTGCCTGCTGCGGAGGGTACCGCGGAGCAGCGCGACCGGACGGTCCTGCGCGGAGTCTCCTTCACGGTGCCGCGCGGCAAGCGCACCGCACTGGTCGGCCCGTCTGGCGCCGGCAAGAGCACGATCCTGGCGCTGATCGAGCGCTTCTACGACCCGGAGGAAGGCGTCGTCCGCCTCGGCGGCATCGACATCACGGCCATTGATCGCGACGCCCTGCGCGCGCAGATCGGCTACGTCGAGCAGGACGCTCCTGTTCTGGCCGGCACCATCCGCGAGAACCTTGTCCTCGGCCGCCCCGACGCCGACGACGCCGAGTGCCTCCGCGTGCTCGAGGCCGTCAACCTGACCGATGTGCTCGAACGCAATCCGCTCGGCCTGCACGCACCCGTCGGCGAGAGCGGGGTGATGCTCTCGGGCGGCGAGCGCCAGCGCCTGGCGATCGGCCGCG from Rathayibacter rathayi encodes the following:
- a CDS encoding ABC transporter ATP-binding protein, which translates into the protein MSTTTSRRGGRRPSRDDGPRASFSQLVPYLLEHRGILSVVVVLSLFGAAASLGQPLLVGQVIARVQSGLDLGPLVWALVGLVIASGLISGFAHYLLQRTGEGIVLSSRRRLVARLLRLPIREFDARRTGDLVSRVGSDSTLLRAVLTQGLVDSIAGSLVFVGAIIAMAVIDWVLLLIIVVVVAVALGLALTLGRGIRTASRKAQEKVGDLAAAVERAISAVRTIRAAGATDREIAVVDQHATEAYRLGVRVAHISALVVPVAGIALQVAFLAVLGVGGYRVASGAIDVAQLVSFILFLFMMVMPLGNFIGAITSVNSALGALGRIQEIIDLPIEGDGDAGSGGFGAGVAEEAISFENVVFSYDEGAVPAAEGAVPAAEGTAEQRDRTVLRGVSFTVPRGKRTALVGPSGAGKSTILALIERFYDPEEGVVRLGGIDITAIDRDALRAQIGYVEQDAPVLAGTIRENLVLGRPDADDAECLRVLEAVNLTDVLERNPLGLHAPVGESGVMLSGGERQRLAIGRALLAAPPILLLDESTSSLDGLNEQRLRLAIDAVAENRTLLVIAHRLSTVVDSDRIVVLRKGEVVGVGTHSELVESTPLYRDLAKHQLLV
- the ribH gene encoding 6,7-dimethyl-8-ribityllumazine synthase, producing MAGSGAPITSPVDGSSLRVVVVAGTWHEQISDGLIAGASRALDEAGASWSLVRVPGSFELPVACKAALEAGADAVVALGVIIRGGTPHFEYVSDAATSGLTTVSIQTGKPVGFGVLTLDTEQQGIDRAGLPGSKEDKGREAAEAAVSTALLLRELRS
- a CDS encoding MFS transporter: MSSPTVSDAPAAAPQNSRGRVIFASLIGTSIEFYDFYAYATAAVLVFPALFFANDDPATAQLASFAVFGVAFIARPIGSIIFGHFGDRIGRKGTLVASLLTMGVATFLIGCLPTALTPGWDFLAPFLLVVLRFGQGLGLGGEWSGAVLLATENAPAGKRAIYGTFPQLGAPIGFIVANVLFLVLASTLDDETFAAWGWRVPFLASAVLVIIGLYVRFTLVETPAFQKVVEKGEVAKLPLARVFVTSWRPLILGTFIMLAAYVLFYLMTTFTLIYGTAPADGLVPGLGYRRNDFLIMLIVGVVFFGVFTLVSGPLAERFGRRRTLLTVTAAIIVFGLLFVPLFSAGFAGVMAVLVLGFTLIGLTFGPMGAVVPELFPTNVRYTGSAMAYNLASVLGAALAPIIAVALWKAAAGSTVLVGLYLSAAAVLTLIALLLSTETKNASYHDNVS